From the Selenomonas timonae genome, one window contains:
- the flgK gene encoding flagellar hook-associated protein FlgK: MRSTFAGLNTMVRGIQNNQLSLDTTGHNITNASTEGYSRQRVDSAATNYQERPSLYGGVYVGGGVDVVALNRARNIYADKQFWSENSAQNLYQTYKTNYDKVETIFNDSKKTGILNAMQQFYSSWVNLSDYASDAASRTAVITKGNNLVDRIKTSAKQLQAQINAQYEETRIQVGKLNGITKEIARLNKNIMLAETNGGKANDLRDQRDLLVDKLSEITNVNVYEEANGQYTVVSNGMSLVQRENTLTVEMSEPIYNQQYGLSDYTLRIKEAGGIGYVPQSGILKALSDTIVQDKGHIDQLADISAALLTTFNDVHKLGAGIDNDPTTGPTTWLNFFGQNKFTSPTGTTYDQMQYTWHVNTTTGERWMEAAGSTITRTAAAGPPPEVTVTATVTGGPDKLKSMQIINALKISDELTAQGGQNLVAARQIADANGTKVVPTALSGTGATYKYKVSEINGTGDGTMAVELSKLFNIDLAGAMNPRGTTRAISDISINQYYNGMMSQLGADAENVDKTLKQQDDLMTQIEQWRQSTSGVDWNEELTNMLKFQTGYGACSRVLTSMDEMLDRLINSTGVVGR; this comes from the coding sequence ATGCGGTCAACATTTGCCGGACTCAATACGATGGTGCGGGGCATACAGAACAATCAGCTCTCGCTCGATACCACCGGACACAACATCACGAATGCCTCGACGGAAGGGTACTCGCGTCAGCGCGTCGACTCGGCGGCGACGAACTATCAGGAGCGCCCGTCCCTCTATGGCGGGGTCTATGTCGGCGGCGGCGTGGATGTCGTGGCGCTGAACCGCGCGCGCAATATCTACGCGGATAAGCAGTTCTGGTCGGAGAACTCGGCGCAAAATCTCTATCAGACCTACAAGACGAACTATGACAAGGTGGAGACGATCTTCAATGACTCCAAGAAGACGGGTATCCTGAACGCGATGCAGCAGTTCTACTCCTCTTGGGTCAATCTGTCCGACTATGCAAGCGACGCGGCGTCGCGTACGGCGGTGATCACGAAGGGCAACAACCTCGTTGACCGCATCAAGACGAGTGCAAAGCAGCTGCAGGCACAGATCAATGCACAGTACGAAGAGACGCGCATTCAGGTCGGGAAGCTCAACGGGATCACGAAGGAGATTGCGCGCCTCAACAAGAATATCATGCTCGCCGAGACGAACGGCGGCAAGGCGAACGATCTGCGCGACCAGCGCGACCTCCTCGTCGACAAGCTCTCTGAGATCACAAATGTCAATGTCTATGAAGAGGCAAATGGCCAGTATACCGTCGTCTCGAACGGCATGTCGCTCGTCCAGCGCGAGAATACGTTGACCGTCGAGATGAGTGAACCCATCTACAACCAGCAGTACGGCCTCTCGGACTACACCCTGCGCATCAAGGAGGCGGGCGGCATCGGCTATGTCCCGCAGAGCGGCATTTTAAAGGCGCTCTCGGATACGATCGTGCAGGACAAGGGGCATATCGACCAGCTTGCGGACATCTCCGCTGCACTGCTCACGACGTTCAACGACGTGCACAAGCTCGGGGCGGGCATCGACAACGATCCGACCACAGGCCCGACGACGTGGCTGAACTTCTTCGGACAGAACAAGTTCACATCCCCAACAGGTACAACCTACGATCAGATGCAGTACACATGGCATGTCAATACGACGACGGGCGAGCGCTGGATGGAGGCGGCAGGATCTACAATCACGCGGACGGCTGCGGCAGGACCTCCCCCTGAGGTTACCGTAACAGCGACGGTCACAGGCGGACCGGACAAGCTCAAGTCCATGCAGATCATCAATGCGCTCAAGATCAGTGACGAGCTGACGGCGCAGGGCGGGCAGAACCTTGTTGCCGCGCGCCAGATTGCGGATGCAAACGGGACGAAGGTTGTGCCGACAGCGCTGAGCGGCACGGGCGCGACTTACAAATACAAGGTCTCTGAGATCAACGGTACGGGCGACGGTACGATGGCGGTCGAGCTGAGCAAGCTCTTCAACATCGATCTGGCAGGTGCGATGAATCCACGCGGTACGACGCGCGCGATCAGCGATATATCCATCAACCAGTACTACAACGGCATGATGAGCCAGCTTGGTGCAGATGCCGAGAATGTCGACAAGACGCTCAAGCAGCAGGATGATCTCATGACGCAGATCGAGCAGTGGCGTCAGTCCACGTCGGGGGTCGACTGGAACGAGGAGCTGACGAATATGCTCAAGTTCCAGACAGGTTACGGCGCATGTTCGCGCGTGCTCACGTCGATGGATGAGATGCTGGATCGGCTGATCAACAGCACCGGTGTCGTCGGAAGGTAA
- a CDS encoding flagellar biosynthesis anti-sigma factor FlgM, with amino-acid sequence MLISNHAVAAVSRLYAGSQSTGTRRVDAVSAVQRPDALELSGEVQSFGDILQKLRGMDDVRTERVEALAARTQEPASSDIAAKMLAMRY; translated from the coding sequence ATGTTGATCAGCAATCATGCAGTTGCGGCTGTGAGCCGTCTCTATGCGGGCAGCCAGTCGACAGGAACGCGCCGTGTGGATGCAGTCAGCGCCGTACAGCGTCCCGATGCACTCGAACTCTCAGGCGAGGTGCAGAGCTTTGGCGATATCCTGCAAAAACTGCGGGGCATGGACGACGTCCGCACGGAGCGCGTGGAGGCGCTCGCGGCACGCACACAGGAGCCTGCATCCTCGGATATTGCAGCGAAGATGCTCGCAATGCGCTACTGA
- a CDS encoding heavy metal translocating P-type ATPase → MTKLVHTRIRLRGELPRADALQLAARLRRFPAVTAASVRDGAVELWHEGQIPAARILGVAERAVREAAEKTVTPTEQMAEFRRDAVISLASFAAMELLRRGAPELFASLKVLRSLLVLGISRNFIKTGIGGLLKDRQPNADTLTTTAVIASVLAGKPESSLMLLALSNGAEMLTSYAAEKARTHISGLLSLGQRDVWLVEETADGEVERKVPVEEVRPGDTIAVHAGEKIVIDGRVLRGDAAVTQASITGESAPAMKHEGAPVYAGSVVEAGELVVKVEKVGGDTSLAHIVHLVEEAQMRRAPVQNFADQMANYLVPVSFLGAAIVYGATRDWGRVLNLLFIDFSCGLKLSTATAMSASIAAAAKRGILVKGGNYIEALARTDTVVLDKTGTLTVGVPEITFIRTAAGVTEKEVILLAASAEEHSVHPLAVAIQKYVEEKEWVTPQHRSSKTIVARGMLAEVPDFEGYTGGTVRVGSRRFLQENGITDEEELGAQVVGKNLLYVARDAQLIGIIGIEDPIRPKMKKTLNQLRRCGVDEIVMLTGDAKAVAADVAREMDVDSYHAEILPEDKSRYVNELRQRGTVMMVGDGINDAPALAFADVGVSLGGRQTDIAAESSAVTIHAEDPTRLVEALRLGQRTMHLVHQNFKATLLINSSAMLLGALGSISPLAAAAIHNTATLGVVLNSCRILTPEGGIFARRTRP, encoded by the coding sequence ATGACGAAGCTCGTACATACGCGCATCCGTCTGCGTGGGGAGCTGCCGCGCGCAGACGCCCTCCAGCTTGCGGCGCGGCTGCGCCGCTTCCCTGCCGTGACGGCGGCATCGGTACGCGACGGCGCGGTAGAACTCTGGCACGAGGGACAGATTCCCGCTGCGCGCATTCTTGGCGTCGCGGAGCGTGCCGTGCGTGAGGCGGCAGAGAAGACGGTGACACCGACGGAGCAGATGGCGGAGTTTCGCCGCGATGCCGTGATCTCGCTTGCGAGTTTTGCGGCGATGGAGCTGCTGCGGCGCGGCGCACCCGAGCTCTTTGCCTCGCTCAAGGTTCTGCGGTCTCTGCTCGTGCTCGGTATTTCGCGCAATTTCATCAAGACCGGCATTGGAGGTCTGCTCAAAGACCGCCAGCCGAATGCGGATACGCTGACCACGACGGCGGTCATCGCCTCCGTACTTGCGGGCAAGCCCGAGTCGAGTCTCATGCTGCTCGCGCTCAGCAACGGCGCGGAAATGCTGACGAGCTATGCGGCGGAGAAAGCGCGCACGCATATCTCGGGGCTGCTCTCGCTCGGACAGCGCGATGTCTGGCTGGTTGAAGAGACGGCGGACGGCGAGGTTGAGCGGAAGGTGCCTGTGGAGGAGGTGCGCCCCGGCGATACGATCGCCGTGCACGCGGGTGAGAAGATTGTGATCGACGGGCGTGTGCTGCGCGGCGATGCGGCGGTGACGCAGGCGTCGATTACGGGCGAATCCGCGCCCGCGATGAAGCACGAGGGCGCGCCAGTCTACGCGGGCAGCGTGGTCGAGGCGGGTGAGCTCGTCGTCAAGGTGGAGAAGGTGGGCGGCGATACGTCGCTCGCGCATATCGTTCACCTCGTCGAGGAGGCGCAGATGCGCCGTGCGCCCGTGCAGAATTTTGCCGACCAGATGGCGAACTATCTCGTGCCCGTGTCCTTCCTCGGCGCGGCGATTGTCTACGGGGCAACGCGCGACTGGGGGCGGGTGCTGAATCTGCTCTTTATCGACTTTTCCTGCGGTCTGAAACTCTCCACGGCGACGGCTATGTCGGCGTCGATCGCTGCGGCTGCAAAGCGCGGCATTCTCGTCAAGGGCGGCAACTACATCGAGGCGCTTGCACGCACGGATACGGTTGTGCTCGACAAGACGGGAACGCTGACGGTCGGCGTGCCGGAGATCACGTTCATCCGCACGGCAGCAGGTGTGACGGAGAAGGAGGTCATTCTCCTCGCGGCGTCGGCGGAGGAGCACTCAGTGCATCCGCTCGCGGTGGCAATCCAGAAATATGTAGAGGAGAAGGAGTGGGTAACGCCGCAGCATCGCTCCTCAAAGACCATTGTGGCGCGCGGCATGCTTGCCGAGGTGCCCGATTTCGAGGGGTATACGGGCGGAACGGTGCGCGTCGGCAGCCGCCGCTTCCTCCAAGAGAATGGAATCACGGACGAGGAGGAGCTTGGTGCCCAGGTCGTCGGCAAGAATCTCCTCTACGTGGCGCGTGATGCGCAGCTCATCGGCATCATCGGCATCGAGGATCCCATTCGGCCGAAGATGAAGAAGACGCTGAATCAGCTGCGCCGCTGCGGCGTGGATGAGATCGTCATGCTGACGGGTGATGCGAAGGCGGTCGCGGCAGATGTCGCGCGCGAGATGGATGTGGACTCCTATCACGCGGAGATCCTGCCCGAGGACAAGTCGCGCTATGTCAATGAACTGCGCCAGCGCGGCACGGTGATGATGGTCGGCGACGGGATCAACGATGCACCTGCGCTCGCGTTTGCGGATGTGGGCGTCTCGCTCGGCGGACGTCAGACGGACATTGCAGCGGAGTCCTCGGCGGTGACGATCCACGCGGAGGATCCCACGCGCCTCGTGGAGGCGCTGCGTCTCGGACAGCGGACGATGCACCTTGTGCACCAGAATTTCAAGGCAACGCTGCTCATCAACTCGTCGGCGATGCTGCTCGGCGCACTCGGCTCGATCAGTCCGCTCGCGGCAGCGGCGATCCACAACACGGCGACACTCGGCGTCGTGCTGAACAGCTGTCGCATCCTGACACCCGAGGGCGGCATTTTCGCACGGCGCACACGGCCATGA
- a CDS encoding HMA2 domain-containing protein: MNYVSGLMLGASIANMLRQTLSGTGDMNAMQGMRGGRGRMMPGGQSAAFPSMTGSLAGSASALTGLFGGSGRTGGLAGLLPSAGTAESSAAAAHQGRTSSELPFICVHASPGRRRYRTPYLTPEFAQVLEECLVRLPFVTRVRANAVAGSILLTYMPEDEAHILVLAEGLEEIFSEGRTAPPPATLAQSVRRSVHDFSGWIQRHTGGALDLSSVVAGVFVLRGIRQLVLSNNTPSGSQMLWWALTLMRGWRV, translated from the coding sequence ATGAACTATGTTTCGGGATTGATGCTTGGCGCATCTATTGCGAATATGCTGCGGCAGACACTCAGCGGTACGGGCGATATGAATGCGATGCAGGGCATGCGCGGCGGGCGCGGGCGCATGATGCCGGGCGGACAGTCCGCCGCCTTTCCCTCGATGACGGGAAGTCTTGCGGGCAGTGCTTCCGCGCTGACGGGGCTCTTTGGGGGCTCCGGGCGGACGGGCGGTCTTGCGGGGCTTCTGCCGTCTGCGGGGACAGCTGAATCCTCTGCTGCCGCTGCGCATCAGGGTCGGACTTCCTCGGAGCTGCCCTTCATCTGCGTGCATGCATCGCCTGGACGTCGCCGCTATCGGACGCCGTATCTGACGCCGGAGTTTGCACAGGTGCTCGAGGAGTGCCTCGTGCGTCTCCCGTTCGTGACGCGGGTGCGCGCAAATGCGGTTGCAGGAAGTATATTGCTCACCTATATGCCCGAGGATGAGGCACATATCCTCGTGCTCGCAGAGGGGCTGGAGGAGATCTTCTCCGAGGGGCGTACGGCTCCGCCGCCCGCGACGCTTGCGCAGAGTGTGCGCCGTTCGGTACATGATTTTAGCGGATGGATTCAGAGGCATACGGGCGGGGCACTCGATCTCAGCTCGGTGGTTGCGGGCGTGTTCGTTCTGCGCGGCATTCGCCAGCTCGTGTTGTCGAATAATACGCCGTCGGGCTCGCAGATGCTCTGGTGGGCGCTGACGCTGATGAGAGGGTGGCGGGTATGA
- a CDS encoding flagellar protein: MAGKMKNCSSCGKVFVSINNARICVDCREKEEQWEKQIVEYVRDHPKSQIPEIVEATGVQEPVIRRMIREGRFISSDVQLFYPCDKCGSPIQKGQYCDKCQKEMREELTAAVAKKSASGMRTTSDGSGGRRGYVTLGDK, from the coding sequence ATGGCAGGAAAGATGAAGAACTGCTCAAGCTGCGGGAAGGTATTTGTTTCGATCAACAATGCTCGTATCTGCGTGGATTGCCGCGAGAAGGAAGAGCAGTGGGAGAAGCAGATCGTAGAGTATGTGCGTGATCATCCGAAGAGCCAGATCCCCGAGATCGTCGAGGCGACGGGGGTCCAGGAGCCGGTGATCCGCCGCATGATTCGCGAGGGGCGCTTTATCTCCTCCGATGTCCAGCTCTTCTATCCGTGTGACAAATGCGGCTCGCCGATCCAGAAGGGGCAGTACTGCGACAAGTGTCAGAAGGAGATGCGCGAGGAGCTGACGGCGGCTGTTGCAAAGAAGTCCGCCTCGGGCATGCGCACGACTTCGGACGGCTCCGGCGGACGGCGCGGCTATGTGACGCTCGGTGATAAATAA
- a CDS encoding YibE/F family protein, whose protein sequence is MKIHPQRFARFLAVCIAILVLLYALFHLPGGEDGDPPTYKAEVLSVTETENEIKEFAPGSLQYEVQLRIDSGSAEGTEATITHRTLNNPAFDIHPQEGDNIIVRDENDTYAIVDYDRLPAMLFLLLGFAALLILFGGMTGLKALLVLLFAVLLIAKGLIAFILFAPSHILLWTILIGAVITLATQLIVNGRNVKSAGAIIGTIGGILVAGLLAVLAIHFTYLTGVSEEQAGMLKALYLKDVDFRELLFSGIVLGALGAVMDVAVSIASAQYEMKLLAPKTKFQTLVSSGLNVGRDVMGTMANTLVLAYIGGALPLILLISAQPDISLLHIMNLNMIATEVVRSLIGSIGLLCAIPITAYATAFLITIRPRRK, encoded by the coding sequence ATGAAAATCCATCCGCAGCGCTTCGCGCGTTTCCTCGCTGTCTGCATAGCCATCCTCGTACTTCTCTATGCCCTCTTCCACCTGCCGGGCGGAGAGGACGGCGACCCGCCCACCTACAAGGCGGAGGTGCTCAGCGTCACAGAGACGGAAAACGAGATCAAGGAGTTCGCCCCCGGCAGCCTGCAGTACGAGGTGCAGCTCCGCATCGACTCTGGCTCTGCCGAGGGGACAGAGGCGACGATCACACATCGCACACTGAACAATCCGGCCTTCGACATCCACCCACAGGAGGGCGATAACATCATCGTCCGCGATGAGAACGACACCTACGCCATCGTCGACTATGACCGCCTGCCTGCCATGCTTTTCCTCCTCCTCGGCTTTGCTGCACTCCTCATCCTCTTCGGCGGAATGACGGGACTCAAGGCGCTCCTTGTCCTCCTCTTTGCCGTTCTCCTCATTGCAAAGGGACTCATTGCGTTCATCCTCTTTGCACCGTCACATATCCTGCTCTGGACAATCCTCATCGGTGCCGTCATCACGCTTGCAACCCAGCTCATCGTGAACGGGCGCAACGTGAAGTCCGCAGGCGCCATCATCGGTACCATCGGCGGCATCCTCGTTGCAGGACTCCTCGCCGTCCTCGCCATCCACTTTACCTATCTCACGGGTGTCTCCGAGGAACAGGCGGGCATGCTCAAGGCACTCTATCTGAAGGACGTGGACTTCCGCGAACTACTCTTCTCGGGCATCGTCCTCGGCGCGCTCGGCGCTGTCATGGATGTCGCCGTCTCCATCGCCTCTGCGCAGTACGAGATGAAGCTGCTCGCCCCCAAAACGAAGTTTCAGACACTCGTCTCCTCAGGGCTGAACGTCGGACGCGATGTCATGGGCACGATGGCGAACACTCTCGTCCTCGCGTACATCGGCGGCGCACTCCCCCTCATCCTCCTCATCTCCGCACAGCCCGACATCTCTCTCCTGCACATCATGAACCTCAACATGATCGCTACCGAGGTTGTCCGCTCCCTCATCGGCAGCATCGGCCTCCTCTGCGCCATCCCCATCACCGCCTATGCCACCGCCTTCCTCATCACCATTCGACCACGGAGGAAATAA
- the rfbH gene encoding lipopolysaccharide biosynthesis protein RfbH produces the protein MSEQKMRGEILALVREYCDKYHAPKEGFTPGDRLPYAARVYDHEEMENLVSSALEFWLTAGHYTDEFERGFAAYLGVKHCSLVNSGSSANLLAFMALTSPLLGERAVGRGDEVVTVAAGFPTTVAPIIQYGAVPVFVDVSLPTYNVDTTLLEGALSDRTKAVMIAHTLGNPFDLAAVKAFCDRHNLWLVEDNCDALGSQYTLNGKECYTGTIGDIGTSSFYPPHHMTMGEGGAVYTNNALLHRIVRSLRDWGRDCICASGQDNLCGHRFDRQDGELPRGYDHKYVYSHFGYNLKVTDMQAAVGVAQLKKLPAFVERRRHNFARLRVALADLEEFFVLPEATAHADPSWFGFLLTCREGLERTKIVRYIEEHSIQTRMLFAGDLTKHPCFDEMRRTGEGYRIAGRLDVTDRIMNDTFWLGVYPGLTDEKIDYMAQVVKDAVRG, from the coding sequence GTGAGCGAGCAGAAGATGCGCGGGGAGATTCTTGCGCTGGTACGGGAGTACTGTGACAAATATCATGCGCCGAAGGAGGGGTTCACGCCTGGAGATCGACTGCCCTATGCGGCGCGCGTCTACGATCACGAGGAGATGGAGAACCTCGTTTCGAGTGCACTCGAGTTCTGGTTGACAGCGGGGCATTATACGGACGAGTTCGAGCGCGGGTTTGCTGCATATCTCGGTGTAAAGCACTGCTCTCTCGTCAATTCCGGCTCGTCTGCGAACTTGCTCGCCTTTATGGCGCTCACCTCACCGCTTCTCGGCGAGCGCGCCGTTGGTCGGGGGGATGAGGTCGTCACGGTGGCGGCGGGGTTCCCGACGACAGTTGCGCCGATCATTCAGTATGGGGCTGTGCCCGTGTTCGTCGATGTAAGTCTGCCGACGTACAATGTGGATACCACTCTTCTCGAGGGGGCGCTCTCCGATCGGACGAAGGCGGTCATGATCGCACACACGCTTGGCAATCCGTTCGACCTCGCGGCAGTCAAGGCGTTCTGTGATAGGCACAATCTCTGGCTCGTCGAAGACAACTGCGATGCACTTGGCTCGCAGTATACACTGAACGGAAAAGAATGCTATACGGGCACAATCGGCGACATCGGCACGTCGAGCTTCTACCCACCGCATCATATGACGATGGGCGAGGGCGGCGCGGTCTATACGAACAACGCCCTGCTGCACCGCATTGTGCGCTCCCTGCGCGACTGGGGGCGCGACTGCATCTGCGCATCAGGGCAGGACAATCTCTGCGGGCATCGCTTCGACCGTCAGGACGGGGAACTGCCGCGCGGGTATGATCACAAATATGTCTATTCACATTTCGGCTACAATCTGAAGGTGACGGATATGCAGGCGGCGGTCGGTGTCGCGCAGCTGAAGAAGCTGCCCGCATTCGTGGAGCGTAGGCGGCACAATTTCGCGCGGCTGCGCGTCGCACTCGCGGATTTGGAGGAGTTCTTCGTCCTGCCGGAGGCGACGGCGCACGCAGATCCAAGCTGGTTCGGCTTTTTGCTGACTTGCCGAGAAGGGCTCGAACGCACAAAGATTGTGCGCTATATCGAGGAGCACAGCATTCAGACGCGCATGCTCTTCGCGGGGGATCTGACGAAGCATCCTTGCTTTGACGAGATGCGTCGCACGGGCGAGGGCTATCGCATCGCGGGGCGGCTCGATGTGACTGACCGCATTATGAACGACACATTCTGGCTCGGCGTCTACCCCGGGCTGACGGATGAGAAGATCGACTATATGGCGCAGGTCGTGAAGGACGCTGTGCGCGGGTGA
- a CDS encoding HMA2 domain-containing protein, with the protein MNIFDTIKNAIPQSAMDVFVRTTDIASYMPGRVRLYSKQLVNNAALEAQVQAHLSALAEIERVETNIATGSILITYEPERLRANAELRRVENYMRTHAKRRAS; encoded by the coding sequence ATGAATATTTTCGATACGATCAAGAACGCGATTCCGCAGTCGGCGATGGATGTCTTCGTGCGTACGACGGATATTGCATCCTATATGCCGGGGCGTGTGCGTCTCTACAGCAAGCAGCTCGTGAACAACGCTGCACTCGAGGCGCAGGTGCAGGCGCATCTCAGCGCGCTCGCGGAGATTGAGCGCGTGGAGACGAATATTGCGACGGGCTCGATCCTCATCACATATGAGCCAGAGCGTCTGCGTGCAAATGCGGAGCTTCGGCGCGTCGAGAACTATATGCGCACGCATGCGAAGAGGAGGGCATCATGA
- a CDS encoding flagellar protein FlgN, giving the protein MWNVFTTTLEELYRQYEKIRALQEKKRGVLVALDMAALEKLTAEEDFLAKAVQQLEKQRLTQLAQIAQVTPGVSAETNMEELALLAPTDAAHRSVLAASRNLSRIVKETAERSEANSLLIEGALIAVNRQLGKIGGAVVDPVYGNTGGEQVRHLKKNLDYKA; this is encoded by the coding sequence ATGTGGAATGTATTTACGACAACCCTTGAGGAATTATATCGTCAGTATGAGAAGATCCGTGCTCTGCAGGAGAAGAAGCGCGGCGTTCTTGTTGCGCTCGATATGGCAGCACTCGAGAAGCTGACCGCCGAAGAGGATTTTCTTGCAAAGGCCGTGCAACAGCTCGAAAAGCAGCGCCTGACGCAGCTTGCACAGATCGCACAGGTGACGCCCGGTGTCAGTGCCGAGACGAATATGGAGGAGCTGGCACTCCTCGCGCCGACGGATGCGGCTCACCGCTCCGTGCTCGCCGCGAGCCGAAATCTCAGCCGCATCGTCAAGGAGACGGCGGAGCGCAGCGAGGCGAATTCCCTCCTGATCGAGGGGGCGCTCATCGCGGTAAACCGCCAGCTTGGCAAAATCGGTGGCGCTGTTGTCGATCCCGTCTATGGAAACACGGGCGGCGAGCAGGTGCGGCATCTGAAGAAGAATCTGGACTATAAGGCGTGA
- a CDS encoding MurR/RpiR family transcriptional regulator: MTAENLPLPVMRGSYAHMTRTEKRIADYVSTHVGEVMDQTISELAAAVGSSEITISRFCKKLGFSGLQSFKIALAAELYTQAETVYQDIDAADTSEKVVQKVFRNIMDGLQDTLKLLDYAAIERAVEIIRGARRIAVYGFGNSATVCRDIETRFLRFGMVVQAYSDAHQQATSASLLTARDAVIAVSHTGATLELLDTVRTARAAGAAVIVITSHAHSPLAKLGDIILHGMGREVHYSSEAVSSRLIHMAITDALYTVIAMQSPREYRRNLQKMRAVIAKKRT, encoded by the coding sequence ATGACGGCGGAGAACTTACCGCTGCCCGTGATGCGCGGCAGTTACGCGCATATGACGCGCACGGAGAAGCGCATTGCGGACTATGTGTCCACACATGTGGGCGAGGTGATGGATCAGACCATCTCGGAGCTTGCGGCGGCGGTCGGCAGTTCTGAGATCACGATCTCGCGCTTTTGCAAAAAGCTCGGGTTCAGCGGCCTGCAGAGCTTTAAGATCGCCCTCGCGGCAGAGCTCTACACGCAGGCGGAAACGGTCTATCAGGACATCGATGCCGCAGATACGAGCGAGAAGGTCGTGCAGAAGGTCTTTCGCAACATCATGGACGGCTTGCAGGATACCCTGAAGCTGCTCGACTATGCGGCGATTGAGCGCGCCGTCGAGATCATACGCGGGGCGCGGCGCATTGCCGTCTATGGATTCGGCAACTCCGCGACCGTCTGCCGCGACATCGAGACGCGTTTCCTGCGCTTCGGCATGGTCGTGCAGGCATACAGCGACGCACACCAGCAGGCGACGTCGGCGTCCCTCCTCACGGCAAGGGACGCTGTCATCGCTGTCTCGCATACGGGTGCGACCCTCGAGCTGCTCGATACCGTCCGCACGGCGCGCGCGGCGGGGGCTGCCGTCATCGTCATCACAAGTCACGCACATTCGCCGCTTGCCAAACTCGGCGATATCATTCTGCACGGCATGGGTCGCGAAGTGCATTACAGCTCCGAGGCCGTCTCCTCACGCCTCATTCATATGGCGATCACCGATGCCCTCTACACTGTTATCGCCATGCAGAGCCCGAGGGAGTATCGCCGCAACCTGCAGAAGATGCGCGCGGTGATTGCGAAGAAGCGGACGTAG
- the rfbG gene encoding CDP-glucose 4,6-dehydratase: MDDLSFYRGKRVFLTGHTGFKGMWLALLLQRVGAEVTGFSLDAPTEGGHEALHRLGILKEIRDVRGDVRDLTALSRAFHEACPEVVFHLAAQPIVRESYRQPVDTFAANVMGTVNLLECVRMSDTVQSALVVTTDKVYENKEWAWGYRENEPLMGYDPYSASKSCAELAVYSYRQSFFADLGVRLSTARAGNVIGGGDFAPDRIIPDCIRAAVRGAVIDIRNPHSTRPYQHVLEPLSVYLTIAAQQTENPRLVGAWNVGPDDADCVTTGTLADIFCRAWGDGVRWQTQADGGPHEAHFLKLDCSKLKAQLGWQPRWHIEEAVEKTVAWAKAWEAGANMRAVTEQQIDVFFA, translated from the coding sequence ATGGACGATCTGAGCTTTTACAGGGGGAAGCGCGTATTCCTCACAGGACATACGGGGTTTAAGGGGATGTGGCTCGCGCTCCTGCTCCAACGGGTAGGGGCGGAGGTGACAGGCTTCTCCCTCGACGCGCCGACTGAGGGCGGGCATGAGGCACTGCACCGCCTCGGCATATTGAAAGAAATACGGGATGTGCGCGGCGATGTGCGCGATCTTACTGCGCTCTCCCGTGCATTTCACGAAGCGTGCCCCGAGGTCGTTTTTCATCTCGCGGCACAGCCGATTGTGCGCGAGAGCTACCGTCAGCCCGTGGACACCTTTGCGGCGAATGTGATGGGTACGGTCAACCTGCTCGAATGTGTTCGCATGTCGGACACGGTGCAGTCCGCGCTCGTGGTGACGACGGACAAGGTCTATGAAAATAAAGAGTGGGCGTGGGGATATCGCGAGAACGAGCCGCTCATGGGTTACGATCCGTATTCGGCGAGTAAGAGCTGTGCAGAGCTTGCGGTCTACAGCTATCGGCAGAGTTTCTTCGCGGACCTCGGTGTGCGCCTTTCGACGGCGCGCGCGGGCAATGTGATCGGTGGCGGAGACTTTGCGCCCGACCGCATCATCCCCGACTGTATCCGCGCTGCAGTGCGCGGCGCGGTTATCGATATCCGCAATCCGCACTCGACACGCCCCTATCAGCATGTTTTGGAGCCCCTTTCGGTCTATCTCACGATTGCAGCGCAGCAGACGGAGAATCCCCGTCTTGTCGGCGCGTGGAACGTTGGCCCCGACGATGCGGACTGCGTGACGACAGGAACGCTTGCGGACATCTTCTGCCGCGCGTGGGGCGATGGTGTGCGTTGGCAGACTCAGGCGGACGGCGGCCCGCACGAGGCTCATTTCCTAAAGCTGGATTGCTCGAAGCTTAAGGCGCAGCTCGGCTGGCAGCCACGCTGGCATATCGAGGAAGCTGTGGAGAAAACAGTGGCGTGGGCAAAGGCATGGGAGGCTGGTGCGAATATGCGCGCCGTGACAGAGCAGCAGATCGATGTGTTCTTTGCGTAG